The following are from one region of the Rhea pennata isolate bPtePen1 chromosome 28, bPtePen1.pri, whole genome shotgun sequence genome:
- the TMEM230 gene encoding transmembrane protein 230, with translation MMPSRTNLAAGIPSSKVKYSKLSSTDDGYIDLQFKKSPPKIPYKAIALAVVLFMIGTFLIIIGALLLAGYISKGGTDRAIPVLIIGILVFLPGFYHLRIAYYASKGYRGYSYDDIPDFDD, from the exons ATGATGCCGTCACGCACCAACCTGGCTGCTGGGATTCCCAGCAGCAAAGTCAAGTATTCCAAGCTCTCCAGCACTGACGATGGATATATTGACCTGCAG TTCAAGAAGAGCCCGCCAAAAATCCCCTACAAGGCAATTGCACTGGCTGTAGTGCTCTTCATGATTGGGACCTTCCTCATCATCATAGGAGCCCTCCTCTTGGCCGGGTACATCAGCAAAGGG GGAACGGACCGTGCGATCCCTGTGCTGATCATCGGGATCCTTGTGTTTCTGCCTGGCTTCTACCACCTGCGTATTGCCTACTACGCGTCCAAAGGCTACCGGGGCTATTCCTACGATGACATCCCGGATTTCGACGACTGA